The DNA window ATTATTTTATATTTGATAATATGCTATCTATTGCATTTAACAATAAAAAAAAAATAATCCTTACTTCTCAGGTATATTTAAAACAATTATGGATAGCGACATCAATTCAAGGATATCATCTTACATATAGTAAATATACTTGGGTATGTATACGTACAAAAAAACATATATCTTCTATTTTAGAAGAAGAATTTTTTATACAGACCAATTATATTATAAATTTTAATTTATTAAAAAAAATAAAATGACACAATTTTTTTTTATATATGATCGGCGAAAGAGGATTTGAACCTCTGACCCACTGGTCCCAAACCAGTTGCGCTACCAAGCTGCGCTATTCGCCGATATAAGCTATAGTTAAAAAACTATCATTATTCTTTAATATTGATAAAATCGTACTCTACAGTATAGTCAATATATGGGTGGTCAATGGGATTTGAACCCATGACCGCTGGAATCACAATCCAGAGCTCTACCAACTAAGCTATGACCACCAAAATTAAATATAAAATCATACATAAAATTGCGTCCGACAGGATTTGAACCTGAGACCTTTACTTTCGGAAAGTAATGCTCTATCCGTATTGAGCTACGGACGCAAAAATTTTAATATTATTAATTATAAACTATATATATAATATATATTATTAAAAATAATTTTTACTATCTAATAAATATTATATATATACTAATTAAAAAAATCTAGTATTTTATTTTATTTATTAGATAAAATATTTAATAAATAGTTAAAAACTACATATATTTAATATAAATAATATCTATAACTATGACTAATGAAAAAAAAATCATTAAAAATAATTAATTTGATTATCTAAAGATAATTAAAAATTATAACATCTTTATTAATAAAGATGTTATTTTGATCTTTTCATCATATCAAAAAATTCATCATTGGTTTTTGTCATAGATAATTTATTGATTAAAAATTCCATAGCATCTATTTCACTCATAGGATGAATAATCTTACGTAAGAT is part of the Buchnera aphidicola (Cinara cuneomaculata) genome and encodes:
- the cyaY gene encoding iron donor protein CyaY; the encoded protein is MHDISFHKKFKKTLLIIDDILNKCDEKIDIDYFIFDNMLSIAFNNKKKIILTSQVYLKQLWIATSIQGYHLTYSKYTWVCIRTKKHISSILEEEFFIQTNYIINFNLLKKIK